The window CGAGGCGCGGGGAGGCGGCGCGGGGGCGCTCATCCTCGCCGCTCTCGTCGAGGAGTCACGGCGACGCGGCGTCGCGGATGTGCAGCTGTTCGCGGCACGCGGCCGCACGGCCTTCTACGAGCGCAACGGATTCACGCCCCGACCGGCCGATGCGCCGGGGATGGACCTCGCCTGAGGCACGCAACGCGCTCAGGCGAGGTCGCACTGCTCAGGAGCAGGTGTAGGTGACGCCGTCGACGTAGTGCGTTCCCGACCCGAGGTCGGCGCACTGCGCGATGAGGCCCGCGAAGACGGTGCCGAGGATGATCGCCACGATGATGCCGATCACCAGGAAGACGGCGCCGAGGATGATGCCGACGAGCGCCGGGGTGTTCTTGTAGCCGGCCTTCTTCGACTGCGAGTAGGCGACGATCGAGAGGATCAGGCCGATCAGGCTCGCGAAGAACGAGACGATCAGGCCCACGATTCCGAGGGTCTTGCCGGGGTAGGAGCCGTTGGGAGCAGCCACCGGCTGCTGCGGCGGCTGGGACATGGGGGGCATGGGCTGGGTCATGATGCTCCTTCTCGGTGGTTCGGCGGGGTGAGGGGACGTGTGGGATCAGCCGCCGAAGAGACGGCCGAAGAACCCCTTCTTCTTCTCCCAGCCGTTCGCGGTGAGGAAGTCGAACAGGGGCTGCTTGATGCGGTCCGTGTCGAAGGACCAGCTGGCCGAGGTGCCTTCGCCTTCCGGTGTCGTGACGCGGGTGCCGGCGACGAAGCTGCGGGTCATCCGCGACTGCTTGCCCTTGAAGCTGGAGGTGCTCCCGCCGAAGTGGAAGGACCCGTCGGTCGAGAACCCTCCGGACGTCTTCGACGTGGTCTGCGTCTCGTCGGTGTCGAACGTGCCCTCATCCTCGTCGAACGTGACCTCGATGGAGTAGGCGTCGTCGATCTGCCCGGCGCCCAGCAGGGCGACGTACTGCACGTGGGCGATGTCCCAGGTGCCCTGGATGCGGTCGCCGACCGCGCGGAAGACGAACGGCGAATCCGGAGCGTTCAGCTCGTCGACGCGAGTGAGCAACTCGGCAAGTGGCGTGCGCATGCCAGGAAGATACCCCGCCGTCAGCGGGCGCGAATCGCCACTGTGGACAACCAGTCCAAAGGTGTACTGTTCCTCGGTCGCCGGCGTGCGGCGTCGGGCCCGGGTTCTAGGCTGGAGGCATGCGCCTGGCCACCTGGAACGTCAACTCGATCCGCGCACGCGTCGTTCGCACCGTGGAGTTCTGCGTCCGCGAGAACATCGACGTGCTGGCCATGCAGGAGATCAAATGCAAGCCGGAGCAGTTCCCCTACGCGGCCTTCGAGGAGGCCGGGTACCACGTCGTCGCACACGGCCTGAACCAGTGGAACGGCGTCGCGATCGCCAGCCGTGAGCCGATCACCGAGGTCGAGACGGCCTTCCCCGGCATGCCAGGGTTCCTCAAGGGTCATGAGGGCCCCGACCTCCCGCAGGAGGCCCGCGCCATCGGCGCGACCATCGACGGCGTGCGGGTCTGGAGCCTGTACGTCCCCAACGGCCGCGGACTCGACGATCCGCACTACCTCTACAAGCTCGACTGGCTCGCAGCCCTGACGGGTTACACCCGCGAGACCCTCGCGGCGAACCCCGACCTGCCGCTCGCCCTCGTCGGCGACTTCAACATCGCCCCGACCGATGCCGACAACGGCGACCCGACGGTCGTCGAGGGCGTCACCACGCACGTCTCGCCTCCCGAGCGCGAGGCATTCCGCGCCCTGCTGGATGCGGGACTCAGCGACACCGTCCGCCCGCTCGTGCCCACCGGCTACACGTACTGGGACTACAAGCAGCTGCGCTTCCCCCGCAACGAAGGCCTGCGCATCGACTTCATCCTCGGCTCGCACGCCTTCGCGGATGCCGTCGCAGGAGCGGCCATCCACCGCGACGAGCGCAAGGGCGAGATCCCCAGCGACCACGTTCCCGTCGTCGTCGACCTGGACTTCGCGGGCGACGAGGACGACGACGACCGGCCCATGATCTTCGGCTGACCGCCTCCGTTCCCCTGTCACAGATCGACGCCTCGGCGTCGATCTGTGACAGGGGAACACCGGTGGGAGAGGCACTCCGGAGCGTCAATGCTCTCCGTCTGACGGGGGATGCCGCATCCGACGGCCCGCTCTAGGTTGGGAGGATGCTGCCGCTCACGCCCGCGCAACAGCGCGGTGACCTCCTGCTGGCCGCCGCCATGTGCATCGGCGCGCTGATCAGCGCTGCGCTCTCCTCCGTCGCCGGCATCTACGGCGAGCACCAGGGCTCGATGGCCGCCGCCGTCG is drawn from Microbacterium binotii and contains these coding sequences:
- a CDS encoding DUF4190 domain-containing protein, yielding MTQPMPPMSQPPQQPVAAPNGSYPGKTLGIVGLIVSFFASLIGLILSIVAYSQSKKAGYKNTPALVGIILGAVFLVIGIIVAIILGTVFAGLIAQCADLGSGTHYVDGVTYTCS
- a CDS encoding exodeoxyribonuclease III; its protein translation is MRLATWNVNSIRARVVRTVEFCVRENIDVLAMQEIKCKPEQFPYAAFEEAGYHVVAHGLNQWNGVAIASREPITEVETAFPGMPGFLKGHEGPDLPQEARAIGATIDGVRVWSLYVPNGRGLDDPHYLYKLDWLAALTGYTRETLAANPDLPLALVGDFNIAPTDADNGDPTVVEGVTTHVSPPEREAFRALLDAGLSDTVRPLVPTGYTYWDYKQLRFPRNEGLRIDFILGSHAFADAVAGAAIHRDERKGEIPSDHVPVVVDLDFAGDEDDDDRPMIFG